The genomic segment CAAATAACTTGAGAGTTTCAAGTGGTAAGAACTCAAAAGATTCAGACAATATTTCGCCATTTAATGCATCATCTTAGGCTATCTCTGATTTATTGGTTGACAAGTACCTGTCTAATGTTTACGTATCTTTCTTGCAACAAAGAGGCAGCAGATTCTGAGAGGCGAGGATGGCACTCGGTTCGAGCATAGTGAATGTACCTGCACTAAACAACTAAATACTTCAGCAAAGGAATCAACAACTGTTGTTCAACCATTATTAACATTGAAAGAtgttttaatcaaaagtaaagACCTCTTCAGCCAGTTATCCTCCTTCGAAGTCCTTGAGTCAGTTGAGGCCGCATCAGCAGATGCATGGACTTTTATGACGTGACTGGCAATATTCTGCAAATGCATCAAATTAGATTCAGCATCGTCACCTTGCACATCCGCTATTTCAGAGTATATTCTCTTAGAGCAGCAAATACATAATTATAAAGAAAAAACATTTCCATCAATTTGGAGTATGCCATCATGTTAGTCGAAGAAATACGACCTGACTCGTTAAGAAAAGATAACGAGTGTATACATGCCTGTAGAGAAGACACCAAACTTTGAATTTGTTCCAACTGTAATTAATACTTTTGTACCTTGTCTTGAGAGTACATTCGGATATCTTtcacgataaaaatcatatcaaatcttgaaAGGATTGTGGTCTGCAAATCAATGTTGTCTTGTGCAGTCTGAAAAGAAAATGGTTGCTAGTTAATCTCTTTAGCGAAATAATCTATAAATTGATATGAAGTAAGCACTTATAGAACTGAAAGTAACGTGCCTTCAGATCATCATATCTCCCAGATGGAGGATTGGCCGCAGCAAGCACAGAGGTTCTCGAATTGAGAACAGTCGTTATTCCTGCTTTAGCAATGGAAATAGTCTGCTGCTCCATTGCTTCATGAATGGCAACCCTGCATAACAAATATAGTTTTCCTAAGAACTCCAATTGTAACCAGTAAAATGGCAATTCTTATGTCAATAAAATTATACTGGCATCACCTGTCTTCTGCCCTCATTTTGTCGAATTCATCGATGCAAACAACACCCCCATCAGCCAAGACCATTGCACCTCCTTCCAAATAAAATTCCCTCTGCATATTTTGGTAAATATCATGACAAACATTGTATGAAGCACAAAGAAAATGCATGCTAAATCAAAATTAATCCATAGATGCTTAGCACCTTGTAAACAATAGACCAGAGTGAAAACTTACTGAGCTATTGTCACGAATAACAGAAGCAGTAAGACCAGCAGCAGATGATCCCTTTCCAGAAGTATATACAGCCACCGGAGCTGTCTTCTCAACAAACTTGAGAAACTACACAGTAAAAGTGTGTATCTTTTTAAACCGTATTATCAGAAATTTAATGTAGCATAAAGAAAAATTCCCTAATTTTACATGCCGTACTCTTATTTAAGATGTACCAGCCATGATGGGAAAGGTTTCGCATATGTGGTAAATACATGATAAATTGTCGTAACCTGTGATTTGGCAGTGGATGGATCCCCCAAAAGTAACACATTGATGTCACCTCTCAGTTTTACACCGTCAGGCAAAATCTGCATCAGCAAAGGCGtgattttcaagaaattgaacAAACAAAATACTATAAATACTGTAGTTAGTCACAAGGCGCTTTGAGACACATGGGTGGGTGCACTGAAGACTAGTCCCTAGTAATATTCTAGGATTTGGATGTGTGAAAACAGTTCATTTGCACAGTATCCAATATAAACCACAAAAAATATTGATcgaaaataaaacaaacataTATTTAACATAGAAACAAATATAGAGTTACATTgtatttcattttaaaataacaatcCTACATTAAAGGCACGTACAAATACACCTCGTACATTCAACCGTGCCAAGGAGCGGATTTCACCAAAGAGTCACACCCACACATAAGGGCAGAGCCCTGTCATGCCCAAGATGCAATGCAGGTGAATTTTTAGCAACTATAATTAACACAAATGACCAGTTTATTGCATACCTTCCTTGAACCTCCAAACAAAAGGCAGGCAACAGCCTTCTTCACATCACTATGACCAAATATGGATGGAGCAATCTTAGAGCAAATTTTATCGTATGCATTTTTATCCGACGAAAATTTTTTGAATTCGTCAATCTGAAAGAGTGAGATGTGAAGACGAGTTTATTTACCAGCAGATATTAAACATTATTCTGAATTATGTAACTCTAGCTATTAAAAATCTATACATTCGATAACTTAAATGAAGAAAAACTATGACAATGATTGTTACCTCCTCTCGAGTGAATTTAGTCGGACCTCGGGAATTAGCCTCACCTGTTTCCTCTAGGCCAACCACCCGGATATAGGGCTGCCTAATTGCAACTGCACCTTTGTGGCTGCAAAAAAATTCTGAACACGTCACATAATGAAGATAGATATTTTCGATTCTTTTTCACCTAAGTACAGATTTCTTACGAAGCAGACGAGTTGGCAGCTTGAAAGATACTGTAAATTCCTATAATGGTCAACCTTGTCCCAGGAACAATTGTTTGCACTAGATGCCGATCAACAGATAAAAGAATGTTCCTTGGCAACTCTCCAGTGGGCACATCCttggatttaaataaaaaaaaccaaCATAACCAATAGAGTTTATAAGATAATATCAACTCTTAAGAACACCAATGACAGAGGCCATATTAGTTTATCTCTAATAGAATAAAGCAAATACCTCAGGATTTTCCTGCAATTTTAGTGTCTGTTGATCCACGTACTTGCTTTTATCTGAAAGCACGATCCAGGGATCAAGTGGGCATGGTTCTTCCCCAGCCTGAGAAATGACAGCAATCGCATGTCATTCTAACTAAATCAGGCAGAATTTGAAAGGGTGTTCATATAAATGTTCATGTCAACAACCTGAGGGATGTGATCACAAGATCTAGGCACAATAGCTCCACCAAGACCGGGACGGCATGGAACAAGCTTGACATTCTTACAGTTCTTGCACAACAACGTCACGTATGTTGCTTTTGCCTTGGTTCTTGATGCTGCAATAACAATCCCAGACACCTTAACCAGTTTTGAAATATATTGTGCCTGCATGTCATCATACCAAAAGACACCGCTAATTTCATTAAAATGCACACTCTCAGCAGATTTAAGGCAACAAAATGCGCAAATCAACTAACCCCCATTGATCTCATTGATAGAGGATCCTGATCTGATCTCAACAATACTTGCACTTCCCCAGTCCTCGGTTCTTCCATTTCACCAGTTTCTCCAGCAACCCTTGATTTAAGACCTGCCAGTACTTCTGCTGCTGCACTTTCGAACTGTTtcatattcagaaacaaacaaGTAGGCATGCTTAGTATATCAATCAAGTGAGTTTTAACCACATACATTATAGGCATCATTAACGATTAGAGAAATATATTACGACTTAAGCTTACAGtgacaaatcaagaaaatttgTCCGTGGGATATAATCATGCTTTGATAAAAGATATATATTCAAtcaatattattgtaaaaacagcaaacatttttttcgaTTTATTTCAAAGTAAGAGTCAGTCTAATGAAGCAATATGAAACATACATTGACATCGTGGTGTCATGTTCTAGAGTGATCCCGTGAAGTTCTACATTTTAAATAGCTTCAAGTGCATcccttttaatttaaaaaaaggtCTCGTAAAAAAATTTCCACGTACAAGTGTTACATGGATTCGTGGTTTTATTGGTTTCACTGCAGTATTTTGAGGAGCCAGAGTACTATAATTCAACATTTCAGATATAGCTTAGCCAGGAAACATACCACCAATATATAATGCTAAAAACCTACAGTCGTGTGTAAACAAATCTTACTATTCAGGACGCAACAAAAAATTCAGAATGTCAATGGGCCTAACCCCCCAATGGCCATAATGTAGTTTTGCCTCCGCACAACAATCTGCACTAATTCTTTAACTAGAAGAGATTAAATTATACCCAATTTCACTCCACAACCAAGCTCTACAGAAGAAGAAATCGTAGAATGCGGATCTTGCACACTTACTAGGGGAAGGTACTCAGCAGGATTCTGACGAAGGAATTGGGGAAGGGTTTGATCGGGATCGTAAGAGATGAGGTCAGCGAGATTGACGAGCAGATATTCAGGGTTGGACAATAGGACTTCTCTGTAAGGGAAAACATTAGGCTGGCTCTTGCGCTGGAAATTCCTGATGAATTCCTTGAATCGCTGAAGCACCGCGTGCCGATTGACCGTGTCCGAATCACCTCCACCACCGCGGGGGAACTGGGCCTGGTCGCTGTAGTATATCCCTCCCTCGTCCCAGCCAGACATCTCTTCTCTGTTGGTGTGTGTTTTCTCTATGTATATGAAAATGGAGACGGCGAGTGAAGGAAGGAAAAGGATTGGGAAAGTAACTCCTAAGTAGCTGTTTCTGGCGGGAGATATTTGGCGGGAAATTTAACCACGTGACGAGCACGTGTGAGATACATTGagagtatatatatatttggtaGGAAAATTTATATATACTAGTTACTGTACATGCGTGTgtatacaaatttttttatcaatatcgataggattgatccgtctcacagatccATCTCAtaaaagacctactctttaaGTAATTATATTTGGTGTCCACGTTAGACAATTAATAGCGTTCATCTTAATTAATtgtataaatttataaatgataATATAGACATAGAGActtttttttagtaaatttcAAATGAGACTTTCTCAAATATCTATATCCGTGAGAtgaataatgaaaaataataataatttttatataaaaggaAAAACTTTGCATTGTTTGGATCAGATCGAAAAtatatatcacaaaattgattcaTAAAATGATGtcataaaaattcgtgagataaGTCAactatgtttatatttaaaattaaaagtaatattttgaattttaaaaattaaatttaacatTCTCTGCGGCTTGAATTTAACGATAACCATCACCTGAAtcctttttttttcattttcaaagatttcagaagAATTTTTTGGAAATATTTCAGAAAACTCTATTTCCTAGCATGAGATCGAGTTCTATATAcggtaggtctcttgtgagacggtatcgcGAATTTTTATCTCTGAGACGGGTCAgctctactgatattcacaataaaaagtaatactcttagcatataaagtaataatttttcatggatggcctaaatttgagatctgtctcacaaaatacgacccgtaggATTGTCGCACACAATGTGGATTTTGTAGACACCGCATTCTGCCGAGGGGAGCATTTATAAAGATGCCCAAAAAAATTGGCAAACAGCCTAAACGAAGATTAACGGGAAATTTTTTCACatgtttttcaaaaataacagaAAATCCGTGGAatcctttttaaaataaaaaatgcattgtaaggttatttttaaaattaagaaTAATATTACCATTCTcatttatttttagtttaaaatttaatataatatttaaatttttctttgctaagtaaaatttatttaacatacttaaaaattatattaatttttttcgaaaataagattaaattaatttaaataaagtaGTTTTATAATATGTAATTATTTatctaattatattaaaaagaattattaataaatatatggTGGGGTCATCTTAGTCAATACAATCCAAATAACATAATtagttcaaaatttttaaaatcctactaaacATCAAATAATTTATCACTTTTTATTATTCGTACGAGATGTGACGCACCAGCGCGCCTAGCTCTGTCCAATGCATCATCTTGACAACATTTTCCAAATAAATTTGGtcctaaaagattaataattgtCAAAGACCGCATCGGGCCGGGTGCGTGTGCGTGTTTCACCGAGACACAGCCTATTAGCGTCTTTCCCCTTCTAAAAACTTCTGGTACCCCTTGGGACCCAAACCCGTAACTCAAACTTGAAGATTATAAGGAAGACCCAACTTATCTCATTTTCTGATGTAGGACAAATCCCACTTCCTTTTCTTTTCAACAATCTTCTTAATTCATTTATCCA from the Primulina tabacum isolate GXHZ01 chromosome 16, ASM2559414v2, whole genome shotgun sequence genome contains:
- the LOC142529887 gene encoding DNA replication licensing factor MCM5 — protein: MSGWDEGGIYYSDQAQFPRGGGGDSDTVNRHAVLQRFKEFIRNFQRKSQPNVFPYREVLLSNPEYLLVNLADLISYDPDQTLPQFLRQNPAEYLPLFESAAAEVLAGLKSRVAGETGEMEEPRTGEVQVLLRSDQDPLSMRSMGAQYISKLVKVSGIVIAASRTKAKATYVTLLCKNCKNVKLVPCRPGLGGAIVPRSCDHIPQAGEEPCPLDPWIVLSDKSKYVDQQTLKLQENPEDVPTGELPRNILLSVDRHLVQTIVPGTRLTIIGIYSIFQAANSSASHKGAVAIRQPYIRVVGLEETGEANSRGPTKFTREEIDEFKKFSSDKNAYDKICSKIAPSIFGHSDVKKAVACLLFGGSRKILPDGVKLRGDINVLLLGDPSTAKSQFLKFVEKTAPVAVYTSGKGSSAAGLTASVIRDNSSREFYLEGGAMVLADGGVVCIDEFDKMRAEDRVAIHEAMEQQTISIAKAGITTVLNSRTSVLAAANPPSGRYDDLKTAQDNIDLQTTILSRFDMIFIVKDIRMYSQDKNIASHVIKVHASADAASTDSRTSKEDNWLKRYIHYARTECHPRLSESAASLLQERYVNIRQDMRRQANETGEAAVIPITVRQLEAIVRLSEASARMTLSDVATDEHVHEAIRLFNNSTIDAARSGVNQHINLTPELANEIKQAETQIKRRMGIGMRLSERRLIDELARMGMNESIVRRALLIMHQREEVEYSRERRQIVRKA